The Flavobacterium sp. CBA20B-1 genome includes the window GATTAAGTTGATTTTTTTTCTGTGGTAGAAATGATATATTTGTAAATTAATAAATAAAAAAACATGTCAGCAAAGGAAAAAGTAAAAAAAGAAACCCCATTAATGCAACAATATAATCAGATAAAAGCAAAATATCCCGATGCTTGTTTGCTTTTTCGAGTGGGCGATTTTTACGAAACCTTTGGCGAAGATGCGGTGCGAACGGCAAAAGTTTTGGGCATTACCTTAACCAAACGCGGAGCTGGTTCTACAAGCGAAACCGAACTTGCTGGTTTTCCGCATCATTCCTTAAATGTATATTTGCCCAAGTTGGTCAAAGCGGGATTGCGGGTAGCTATTTGCGATCAGTTAGAAGATCCCAAAATGGCTAAAACCATTGTGAAACGTGGCGTTACCGAATTGGTTACACCCGGCGTTGCGATTAACGATGAAGTGTTGCAATCTAAAAGCAACAACTTTTTAGCTGCTTTGCATTTTGGAAAAAAGAATATCGGAATTGCCTTTTTAGATGTTTCAACCGGCGAATTTCTAACTTCACAAGGGAACGAAGAATACATTGATAAATTACTGCAAAACTTCAAACCCAGCGAAGTTTTGGTTCAAAAAGGGAATAAAAACCATTTTTTGCATCATTTTGGAAGCGATTTTAACTTATTCTATTTAGAGGATTGGATTTTTAAAGACGATTATGCCAACGAAAGCTTAACCAATCACTTTAAAACCAATTCGTTGAAAGGTTTTGGAATTGATGAATTGCAAGAAGGCATTATTTCTTGTGGCGCTATCTTATACTATTTATCTGAAACACAGCATAATAAAATTCAACACATTACTAATATTCAGCGAATTGCCGAAGATGCGTATGTGTGGATGGATCGATTTACCATTCGAAATTTAGAATTGTACGGTTCTGCAAACGAAAATGCCACTACCCTTTTAGATGTTATTGATAAAACCTTGTCGCCAATGGGCGGTCGTTTGTTGAAACGTTGGCTGGCTCTGCCTTTAAAGGATATTGATGCCATTAACAAACGCTTTGATGTGGTCGATTATTTTAAATCGAATGCCGATATTTTACAAAATTTTCAATACCAAATCAAACAGATTTCCGATTTGGAACGATTGATTTCAAAACTAGCTACCGGAAAAATCTCACCTCGTGAATTCGTTATTTTAAAAGAAAGTTTAGATGCGATTATTCCTTTAAAAGAAACCGCCTTGAAGTCTAAAAACGATGCGTTGAAAGTGATTGGCGATAATTTGCATGCCTGCGAACTGCTTCGTGAAAAAATTGCTACAACCATTTCTTCCGATGCCCCGGTTGCTTTGAACAAAGGAAATGCCATTGCAAATGGCGTAAATGAAGAGCTCGACGAATTGCGAAATATCTCCCAATCGGGTAAGTCATTTTTAGAAGCCTTAGAACAGCGCGAAAGCGAGACAACTGGAATTCCTTCGCTAAAAGTGGCTTTTAATAATGTTTTTGGATACTATATCGAAGTGCGAAACACACACAAAGATAAAGTTCCCGAAACTTGGATTAGAAAACAAACGCTTGTAAGTGCCGAAAGATACATCACTGAAGAATTAAAAGAATACGAAGCAAAAATTTTGGGTGCCGAAGAACGCATTTCTAAAATCGAAGCCGAAATCTACGAAAAATTCATCATGTGGTGCGCACAGTATATTCAGCCGGTTCAAATGAACGCCCACCTAGTGGCACAATTAGATTGCTTGCAATCATATACCCAATTGGCTACCGAAAATCAGTATGTACGCCCAATTATTGAAGAAAATCATGTGTTGGATATAAAAGAAGGACGCCACCCGGTTATTGAAAAACAATTACCTGTAGGCACGCCCTATATTTCAAATGATGTGTATTTAGATACGCATTCGCAGCAAATCATCATGATTACGGGGCCTAATATGTCGGGTAAATCGGCTATTTTGCGTCAAACCGCCTTAATTGTTTTGTTGGCGCAAATGGGAAGTTTTGTTCCGGCAAGTGCGGTAACAATGGGGATTGTTGATAAAATATTCACGCGTGTGGGTGCTTCAGACAATATTTCAATGGGTGAATCTACCTTTATGGTGGAAATGAACGAAACCGCATCAATTCTTAATAATTTAACCAATCGCAGTTTGGTTTTGTTAGATGAAATTGGCCGCGGAACATCAACCTACGACGGAATTTCTATTGCTTGGGCAATTGCAGAATACATCCACGAACATCCGCAAAAAGCAAAAACATTGTTTGCAACGCATTATCATGAATTAAACGATATGCAAGAGCAATTCCACCGAATTAAAAACTTTAATGTATCGGTTAAAGAACTCAAAGACAACGTGCTGTTTTTAAGAAAGTTAATCCCCGGCGGTAGTGCACACAGTTTTGGTATTCATGTAGCAAAAATGGCTGGAATGCCTAATTTAGTGGTTCAAAAAGCACAAAAAATATTAAAAAAATTAGAAGCAAGTCACAAAACCGAAAATACGACTGAAGCGTTAAAACAAGACGACTTGCAATTATCAATTTTTAAATTAGATGATCCAATTTTAGAAGAAATTCGCGATGAAATAACTCATCTAGACATCAATACCCTTACTCCGGTTGAAGCCTTGATGAAATTAAACGAAATAAAAAAAATGGTTTCCAAAAAGAAATAGTAATATAGTTTTTAGTTGTGGGTTTTTAGCCTTAAAACTTTCGACTTTAAGACTTTTGACTTTAATAATATGTCAATTAAAAAAAACAAAACCTACCGCAGAACGCGTTACTTGCTGTACAAAGAAACATTAGTTGATTTTAAAGAACATTTTTGGGCTTTTGTAGGATCTTTCGTTGGTTTGGGTACCATAAGCTTTCTACATTTCGAAGCATTGTCAAAATATGATTTAACGCTCATGATTGGATCTTTCGGAGCAAGTTGTGTACTGATTTATGGCGCAATTGGAAGTCCGTTAGCACAACCCAAAAACCTTTTTAACGGACATTTAATTTCAGCAATTATCGGCGTTACATGCTATAAAATTTTAGGCGAGTACGTTTGGATTGCCGGTCCGCTGGCGGTTTCGCTTTCTATTATTGGTATGCAAATGGCAAAATCGCTGCATCCGCCTGGTGGAGCAACAGCTTTAATTGCCGTAACCGGTGGTCCATCAATCACTAATTTGGGTTACGAATACGTTATTTCCCCGGTTTTTACTGGTGTACTTATTTTATTTATTGCTGCTGTGATTTTCAACAATATCCCGCACAAAAGACAATATCCGGTTAAATCGTTTCCGCGTTTGTATCGAAAAAAGGTAATATCTAAATAATTAATTGCATTAGCTTCTATTGATACCTTAAACAATAAAAAAAAGGGATTGAAAAATATTTTAAAATGGCAAAAAATCATCTCAAATAATTTTCATTAAATCAATTACATATACTATTTTTGCAGCTTAAAAACAACATACAACAATAATGAGTACATCTAAACAAATTCAATCGGCATTAATTTCAGTATTTGACAAAAATGGATTAGAACCGATTGTAAAAGAATTGCATAAAAACAACGTAACTATTTATTCAACAGGCGGAACCGAAACGTTTATCAAAGATTTGGGCATTCCTGTTGTTCCGGTAGAAGACGTTACATCGTATCCATCGATTTTAGGCGGACGTGTAAAAACATTGCACCCTAAGATTTTTGGTGGAATTTTGAACCGTCAGGACAATGAAACCGACGTGCAACAAATGATCGATTATGCCATTCCACAGATTGATTTAGTTATTGTTGATTTGTATCCGTTTGAAAAAACAGTTGCATCGGGTGCTGATGAAGCAGCAATTATCGAAAAGATTGATATTGGGGGTATTTCGTTAATTCGTGCAGGTGCTAAAAATTTTAAAGACACAGTGATTGTTGCATCGGTTGATGAATATGAAACATTCTTGAATTTTTACACATCAGAAAATGGAGCTACAACGCTGGCTCAACGCAAATATTTGGCGGCAAAAGCATTCCATGTATCATCGCATTACGATGGTGCTATTTTCAATTATTTCAATCAAGAAATCAACGAACCTGTGTTAAAAATAAGCCAAGGCGAAGCACAAACATTGCGTTATGGAGAAAACCCACATCAAAAAGGAATTTTCTTTGGAAATTTTGATGAAATGTTTGAAAAGTTACACGGAAAAGAGTTATCTTACAACAATTTATTAGATGTGGATGCTGCCGTTAACTTAATGAACGAATTTAAAGGTGATGCTCCTACTTTTGCTATATTGAAACACAATAATGCGTGTGGTGTGGCACAAAAACCAACTATGAAAGAAGCTTATTTGGCTGCTTTGGCTGGCGATCCCACATCTGCTTTTGGCGGTGTTTTAATTGCAAATGGCAATATTGATAAAGAAACAGCAACAGAAATTAACAACTTGTTCTGTGAAATTGTAATCGCTCCTAGTTATGACGAAGACGCAGTGGTAATTTTACAAGAAAAGAAAAATAGAATTATATTAATTATCAAAGATATTGAATTGCCAAAAACACAAGTTCGTACGTGTTTAAACGGAATTTTGTTTCAAGATAAAGACAACGTAACAGATACTAAAGAACATTTAACCAACGTTACCACTTTAGTGGCTGATACAAAACAGATTGAAGATTTATTGTTTGCATCGAAAATTTGTAAACACACCAAATCAAACACAATTGTTTTAGCAAAAAACAAAGAGTTGTGTGCTTCAGGAACCGGGCAAACATCTCGCGTAGATGCATTGAAACAAGCAATTGACAAAGCAAATGCGTTTGGTATTGATTTAACCGATGCAGTAATGGCAAGCGATGCATTTTTCCCATTCCCAGATTGTGTGGAAATTGCTAAAAAAGCCGGTATTGCAGCAGTTATTCAACCAGGCGGATCAATTAAAGACAATTTAAGCATTGATTATTGTAACGAAAACCAAATGGTTATGGTAACCACAGGTATCCGTCACTTTAAACATTAAAAAATAGAACGGAATAGTTTAACTTAACACCATTTTAAAAATTATATGGGATTTTTTGATTTCATGACCGAGGAAATCGCTATGGACCTTGGTACTGCAAATACGTTAATAATACACAACGGAAAAGTTGTGGTTGACAGTCCTTCGATTGTTGCCCGCGACCGTGTTTCTGGAAAAATAATTGCTGTGGGTAAAGAAGCCAGCTTAATGCAAGGAAAAACCCACGACAACATTAAAACTATTCGTCCGTTAAAAGATGGTGTTATTGCAGATTTTGATGCTTCTGAAAAAATGATCAGTTTGTTCATTAAAAGCATTCCCGCATTAAAAAAACGCTTATTTACACCTGCATTGCGCATGGTGGTTTGTATTCCATCGGGAATTACAGAAGTGGAAATGCGTGCGGTGAAAGAATCATGCGAACGTGTGAACGGTAAAGAAGTTTATTTAATACACGAACCAATGGCAGCAGCGATTGGTATTGGTGTAGATATCATGCAGCCCAAAGGAAATATGATTGTTGATATTGGTGGTGGTACTACAGAAATTGCCGTTTTGGCATTGGGCGGTATTGTTTGCGACAAATCGGTAAAAATTGCCGGTGATGTGTTTACAAACGACATCATTTATTACATGCGTACCCAACACAATCTATTTGTGGGTGAAGGAACAGCAGAAAAAATTAAAATTGAAATTGGCGCAGCTATTGAAGATTTAGATCAAGGACCAGAAGATTTAATGGTGCAAGGGCGTGACTTGTTAACAGGGAAACCAAAACAAGTAAATGTTTCATACAGAGAAATTGCCAAAGCATTAGACAAGTCTATTCAGCGTATTGAAGATGCTGTAATGGAAACCTTGTCACAAACACCTCCAGAATTGGCTGCCGATATTTACAATACTGGTATTTATTTAGCAGGTGGTGGATCAATGTTAAGAGGTTTGGATAAACGCATCTCTCAAAAAACCGATTTACCCGTTTATATCGCAGAAGATCCTTTACGAGCTGTGGTTCGCGGAACAGGAATCGTTATCAAAAACATAGAGAAGTTTAAAAGCATTCTTATAAAATAAAAAACGCCAATTTAGTATGCAGCAAATCATTTATTTTATAACAAAAAACAGTACAAAGTTACTGTTTTTGCTGCTTTTAGTAGTTTCATTATACTTAACCGTACAAAGCCATTCGTACCACCAAAGCCAAGTGCTTCACAGTGCAAATGTTGTTTCGGGAACTATTTATGAAAAAACAAATAGCATCACCGAATATTTGCATTTAAAAGAAGAAAACGAACGTTTGGCAGAAGAAAACGTGAAAATGAAACAAATTCTGTACAACAGCCAATTGATTGTTGACAGTACTTTTGCGGTGAATCCAGAAATGCGTATTGCCCAAGACTATAAAATGTTTAAGACAAAAATCATTAAAAATTCTTTTTTTAAAAAAGAAAATTACCTCACTATAAAAGGCGGAAAATTAAACGGAATTAAAAAAGACATGGGCGTGATAAACGCTAAAGGCGTAATTGGCATTGTGGAAAATGTTTCAAAAAATTATGCCACCGTGCAAAGCATTTTAAACAGACACACTAAAATTGGTGCAAAGGTGAGCAACACCAACCACTTTGGAACCATTACTTGGGACGGAAAAAACACCGGATTTGTTCAACTTACCGATATTCCTAAATTGGCAGCACTGCGCAAAGGCGATTCTATTGTTACCGGCGGTATCTCTACAATTTTTCCGGAAAATATTCCTGTGGGAGTGGTTGACAAAGTGTTTACGTCTAAAAATTCAAATTTTTACACTATCAACGTGCGTTTGTTTAACGATATGACTAATATTAGTTCGGTTTATTTAATCGAGCATGTGCACATAAAAGAAATTTCACAACTCGAAGAAGAAACAGTAAGCGATGAATAACACCACACTTCTCAATACTTTTCGTTTTATTGTTCTTGTATTTTTTCAGGTAACAGTATTCAACAATATTCATTTTTTTGGATTTGTAACCCCATACCCTTATATTTTATTTATTTTATTATATCCTTTAAACACCAACCGACATTTATTCTTGATTTTAAGTTTTGTTTTGGGATTAATTCTCGATATTTTCAACAACTCGGGCGGTGTGCATACCACAGCCTGTATAACATTGGCGTTTGTTCGTGAAAATTTGTTAAAAATGGCATTTGGCTACAGTTATGAATTCCACATGATGCATATCACCGATAAGTTTTCTTCTGAATTGGTTACTTACGCTATCACCTCGGTTTTAATACATCATACTGTACTTATTTCACTAGAAGTTTTTAACTTTAGCTTTATTTTGGAGATTTTATTGCGAATTGTAACTTCAGCTGCTTTTACAATCCTTTTAATTTTTCTTATAATAGGATTAATTAAATCGCCACGAAAATGAGAAAACTGTTATTTCCCATCATCATCATTTTGGCTGCAATTGTTATTGTGGCAAGGCTTTTTTATTTACAAGTAATAGATGATTCTTTCTTAAAAAAAGCAGATATAAATGCTTTAAAGATTGTTTACGATTATCCAGAGCGCGGTTATATTTATGATAGAAATGGACAACTTTTAGTAGCCAATCAGCCCAGTTATGATATCATGGTGATTCCAAATGAAGCTAAAAATATTGATACTTTAGAAATTTGCAACATTTTAGAAATCACCAAAGAAGATTATATCAAAAAATTAGAAAAAGCTAAAGTATATTCCCCTCGCCTACCATCGGTATTTTTGGCACAATTAACCAAAACCGAATTTGCTGCTTTTCAAGAAAAAATCCGTCATTTTAAAGGATTTTATATTCAGAAGCGAAACTTACGCGATTATCAGGTGGACTTTGGTGCCAATGTGTTTGGATACATCCGCCAAATCAATGAAATGGAACTGAAAAAAAGACCTTATTACAAATCGGGTGAATTAATCGGTATGCGCGGTGTGGAACAAGCATACGAAGAAGATCTGCGAGGTGTTCGTGGTGTTCATTACATTCAAAAAGATAAATTCAACAAAGAAATAGGCTCTTTTAAAGAAGGAATTTACGATACGGTTGCCGTGAAAGGAAATGATGTGACCATCACAATTGATAAAGAGTTGCAAAAATACGGCGAAGAATTAATGATTCGCAAACGCGGCGGTATTGTAGCCATTGAACCCAAAACCGGTGAAATTCTGGCATTGGTCACAGCTCCGTCTTATGACCCTAGTTTGTTAGTTGGTCGCGACCGTTCCAAAAATTATGTACGAATAGACAGTATTCCTGGTAAACCATTTTTCGATAAAGTGTTGCAAGGACAGTTTCCTCCGGGATCACCTTTTAAAATTTTAACCGGATTAATTGGTTTGCAAGAAGAAGTTATTGATACACAAACGGGATTTTCATGTAGTCACGGATTTTATGTAGGCGGGCGTTTTATGAAATGTCACGATGCCGGTACATGGAACTTGCATCCAGCCATTGCCAAATCGTGCAACACCTATTTTGCGCAAACTTATATGCGAATTATTAACAAATATCCTACATCGTCGCAAGGTGTTGACGCTTGGTATAACCATTTAAAAAGCTTTGGTTTAGACGATTACATGGGATACGATTTACCTTCGGGGCAAAAGGGTCGCATACCCACATCAGACTATTACAACAGGCAATATAAAGGCTGGAACTGGAAAAGCACAACCATCGTTTCAAATGCTATTGGTCAGGGAGAAGTCGTGATGACCCCTATTCAATTGGCAAATGTGATGTGTGCCGTTGCAAATGAAGGGTATTATTACACGCCGCACATCATCAAAAAAATAGAAAATAAACAAATTGACAAATCCTTCATTCAGAAAAAGCAAACCACAATTGATAGGCAACATTTCCGCCCGGTTATCGATGGTTTAGAAGAGGTTTACTTGTCAGGAACAGCAAGCAGATTGCGAATTCCAGATATTACTATTTGTGGTAAAACCGGAACGGTCGAAAACTTTGCAACGGTTGACGGCGAAAAAGTAAAACTACAAGACCACTCGGTTTTCTTAGCTTTTGCCCCCAAAGAAAATCCCAGAATTGTTATAGCCGTTTTTATAGAAAATGGTGGCTTTGGAGCAACATGGGCAGGACCAATCGCATCGTTAATGATCGAAAAATATATAAAAAACGAAATTACACGTACCGATTTAGAAAAACGCATGTTAGAAGGTGATTTATCTGCAAATTATATCCTTAAAGATATTTCAGATAAACAGCAAGAAGAAAAAGAACGTTTAAGACGTTTAGAAAAAGAACGTTTATTAAAACTAAAAGCCAAGCAAAATGGTAAAAACTAAACATTTAGCAAATCAAAGCGTAATATCCAACGTAGATTGGTTGAGTATATTTCTGTACGCAGTGCTAGTGATTTTTGGATGGATGAATATCTATTCTGCCTCATTGCCGCTTGAACCCACCTCTGTTTTTGATTTTAGCCAAATTTTTGGGAAACAATTATTGTTTATTGGAATTACCATTCCGGTAATCATTGTTATTCTATCATTAGATGCAAAAGTTTATGAAAAATATTCCATCATCTATTATTTCATAGGCATATTGCTCTTAATGGGGTTGTTTGTGTTTGGAAAAACCATCAAAGGACAAACCAACTGGTATCAGTTTGGAGGTATTAGTATGCAGCCATCAGAGTTTGCAAAGATTGGAACAGCATTGTTTTTATCAAAATACATTAGCGAAAATCAAACATTATACGAAACCTTAAAAGAGCAAGCCATTCCATTGGGAATCATACTGTTGCCCGTTGCCTTCATTATGTTGCAACCCGATACGGGATCAGCCATGATATTTGCTGTACTTTTTTTAGTTTTATACCGCGAAGGATTTCCCGCTTGGTACTTATGGACTGGATTTATTGCCATACTTCTGTTTATTCTAGCTTTAACCATGCAACCTGTTATTTTAATCATCTTTATTCTTTTAGGATGCATTATTCACTATTTCTACAACAAAAGCATTCATAGAAACCCGATTGTATATGTTCTCTTGGCAGTTGCAATGAGCGCGTTTGTTTTTTCGGTAGATTATGTATTTGAAAATGTTTTAGAATCGCATCAAAAAGACCGTATTAATGTGTTGCTCGGTGGCGATGATGTGAACATGAAGAAAGAAGGTTACAATCTCAACCAAGCCATGATTGCTATTGGATCAGGCGGTTGGATTGGCAAAGGATTTTTAGAAGGCACACAAACAAAAGGCGGATTTGTTCCTGAACAACACACCGATTATATTTTCACAACTGTGGGAGAAGAATGGGGGTTTGCCGGTTCTCTTCTTGTGGTAGCTTGCTTTATTACGTTGATACTACGCATTGTTTACTTATCGGAAAATCAAAAAAATAATTTTGCACGAATCTACGGATATTGCGTGGCAGCTATTTTATTTATGCACTTTTTTGTAAATGTTTCCATGCTTATTGGAATTTTCCCAACAATCGGTGTGCCATTGCCGTTTTTCTCTTACGGAGGATCAAGCTTAATAGCCTTTACTTTACTGCTTTTTATATTTTTAAAATTAGATGCCAATAAAGTAAACGAATGGTAATATGGCATAAAATTTGATTATTTTTACTGAATTATTAATAAAAATCTATTATAATGAAAAAAATTGTATTATTATCTTCTTTGATTTTGGGCGCAGGTTTGTCAATGAATGCTCAAGTGAATGAACCTAAGCCAACACCAGCTGGTCAACCAATTGCCACACAAGTAGCAACAGACAGCTTAAATACCACCACCAATAGCGTTCATACAACCACCACCAATACGGTTCAAAACAACTCCAATGTAGCTACTGCTACTGCAACTACAATCGGAACTGCTGAAGCGGCAAAAGCATCTTATGAAGAGGAGATTTTAAAAGCAGAAAAAGCCAGACAAAAAGCTGAAGAAAAATTAGCCAAACAAGAAGCACAAGCTGCAAAAAGAGCAAAGAAAAAAGCCGAAGCTGAAGCAAAAGCAGCTCAGAAAAAGCAGAAAGCACACGAAAAAGAACAAAAAGCTATTGCTAAAGCAGAAAAAAAAGAAGCAAAAAAAGCAAAAGCAATTGCAAAGGCCGAAGACAAGCTTAAGAAAGCACAAAACGACCTTAGAAAGGCGGAAATGAAATATGAAGAAGCCACAAACTCTTTTGAGCGTAAAAAACTAAAAAACAAATTAGACGCTGAAAAAGAAATCAAAGAGAAGTCTAAATTAGTAAAAATGGAAACCAAAATTTCAGAGTTGAAATTAAAAGTAAACCAAGAAGAATTAGATCTTAAAAAAGCACAGTTAAAATAACAAAAAAACGACCTGAAATTCAGGTCGTTTTTTTTGTGGTACCTCCAGGAATCGAACCAGGGACACACGGATTTTCAGTCCGTTGCTCTACCAACTGAGCTAAGGTACCGAGTAATTAAACTCAATAATTTGTGGTACCTCCAGGAATCGAACCAGGGACACAC containing:
- the mutS gene encoding DNA mismatch repair protein MutS → MSAKEKVKKETPLMQQYNQIKAKYPDACLLFRVGDFYETFGEDAVRTAKVLGITLTKRGAGSTSETELAGFPHHSLNVYLPKLVKAGLRVAICDQLEDPKMAKTIVKRGVTELVTPGVAINDEVLQSKSNNFLAALHFGKKNIGIAFLDVSTGEFLTSQGNEEYIDKLLQNFKPSEVLVQKGNKNHFLHHFGSDFNLFYLEDWIFKDDYANESLTNHFKTNSLKGFGIDELQEGIISCGAILYYLSETQHNKIQHITNIQRIAEDAYVWMDRFTIRNLELYGSANENATTLLDVIDKTLSPMGGRLLKRWLALPLKDIDAINKRFDVVDYFKSNADILQNFQYQIKQISDLERLISKLATGKISPREFVILKESLDAIIPLKETALKSKNDALKVIGDNLHACELLREKIATTISSDAPVALNKGNAIANGVNEELDELRNISQSGKSFLEALEQRESETTGIPSLKVAFNNVFGYYIEVRNTHKDKVPETWIRKQTLVSAERYITEELKEYEAKILGAEERISKIEAEIYEKFIMWCAQYIQPVQMNAHLVAQLDCLQSYTQLATENQYVRPIIEENHVLDIKEGRHPVIEKQLPVGTPYISNDVYLDTHSQQIIMITGPNMSGKSAILRQTALIVLLAQMGSFVPASAVTMGIVDKIFTRVGASDNISMGESTFMVEMNETASILNNLTNRSLVLLDEIGRGTSTYDGISIAWAIAEYIHEHPQKAKTLFATHYHELNDMQEQFHRIKNFNVSVKELKDNVLFLRKLIPGGSAHSFGIHVAKMAGMPNLVVQKAQKILKKLEASHKTENTTEALKQDDLQLSIFKLDDPILEEIRDEITHLDINTLTPVEALMKLNEIKKMVSKKK
- a CDS encoding HPP family protein codes for the protein MSIKKNKTYRRTRYLLYKETLVDFKEHFWAFVGSFVGLGTISFLHFEALSKYDLTLMIGSFGASCVLIYGAIGSPLAQPKNLFNGHLISAIIGVTCYKILGEYVWIAGPLAVSLSIIGMQMAKSLHPPGGATALIAVTGGPSITNLGYEYVISPVFTGVLILFIAAVIFNNIPHKRQYPVKSFPRLYRKKVISK
- the purH gene encoding bifunctional phosphoribosylaminoimidazolecarboxamide formyltransferase/IMP cyclohydrolase gives rise to the protein MSTSKQIQSALISVFDKNGLEPIVKELHKNNVTIYSTGGTETFIKDLGIPVVPVEDVTSYPSILGGRVKTLHPKIFGGILNRQDNETDVQQMIDYAIPQIDLVIVDLYPFEKTVASGADEAAIIEKIDIGGISLIRAGAKNFKDTVIVASVDEYETFLNFYTSENGATTLAQRKYLAAKAFHVSSHYDGAIFNYFNQEINEPVLKISQGEAQTLRYGENPHQKGIFFGNFDEMFEKLHGKELSYNNLLDVDAAVNLMNEFKGDAPTFAILKHNNACGVAQKPTMKEAYLAALAGDPTSAFGGVLIANGNIDKETATEINNLFCEIVIAPSYDEDAVVILQEKKNRIILIIKDIELPKTQVRTCLNGILFQDKDNVTDTKEHLTNVTTLVADTKQIEDLLFASKICKHTKSNTIVLAKNKELCASGTGQTSRVDALKQAIDKANAFGIDLTDAVMASDAFFPFPDCVEIAKKAGIAAVIQPGGSIKDNLSIDYCNENQMVMVTTGIRHFKH
- a CDS encoding rod shape-determining protein, with amino-acid sequence MGFFDFMTEEIAMDLGTANTLIIHNGKVVVDSPSIVARDRVSGKIIAVGKEASLMQGKTHDNIKTIRPLKDGVIADFDASEKMISLFIKSIPALKKRLFTPALRMVVCIPSGITEVEMRAVKESCERVNGKEVYLIHEPMAAAIGIGVDIMQPKGNMIVDIGGGTTEIAVLALGGIVCDKSVKIAGDVFTNDIIYYMRTQHNLFVGEGTAEKIKIEIGAAIEDLDQGPEDLMVQGRDLLTGKPKQVNVSYREIAKALDKSIQRIEDAVMETLSQTPPELAADIYNTGIYLAGGGSMLRGLDKRISQKTDLPVYIAEDPLRAVVRGTGIVIKNIEKFKSILIK
- the mreC gene encoding rod shape-determining protein MreC — encoded protein: MQQIIYFITKNSTKLLFLLLLVVSLYLTVQSHSYHQSQVLHSANVVSGTIYEKTNSITEYLHLKEENERLAEENVKMKQILYNSQLIVDSTFAVNPEMRIAQDYKMFKTKIIKNSFFKKENYLTIKGGKLNGIKKDMGVINAKGVIGIVENVSKNYATVQSILNRHTKIGAKVSNTNHFGTITWDGKNTGFVQLTDIPKLAALRKGDSIVTGGISTIFPENIPVGVVDKVFTSKNSNFYTINVRLFNDMTNISSVYLIEHVHIKEISQLEEETVSDE
- a CDS encoding rod shape-determining protein MreD; the encoded protein is MNNTTLLNTFRFIVLVFFQVTVFNNIHFFGFVTPYPYILFILLYPLNTNRHLFLILSFVLGLILDIFNNSGGVHTTACITLAFVRENLLKMAFGYSYEFHMMHITDKFSSELVTYAITSVLIHHTVLISLEVFNFSFILEILLRIVTSAAFTILLIFLIIGLIKSPRK
- the mrdA gene encoding penicillin-binding protein 2 translates to MRKLLFPIIIILAAIVIVARLFYLQVIDDSFLKKADINALKIVYDYPERGYIYDRNGQLLVANQPSYDIMVIPNEAKNIDTLEICNILEITKEDYIKKLEKAKVYSPRLPSVFLAQLTKTEFAAFQEKIRHFKGFYIQKRNLRDYQVDFGANVFGYIRQINEMELKKRPYYKSGELIGMRGVEQAYEEDLRGVRGVHYIQKDKFNKEIGSFKEGIYDTVAVKGNDVTITIDKELQKYGEELMIRKRGGIVAIEPKTGEILALVTAPSYDPSLLVGRDRSKNYVRIDSIPGKPFFDKVLQGQFPPGSPFKILTGLIGLQEEVIDTQTGFSCSHGFYVGGRFMKCHDAGTWNLHPAIAKSCNTYFAQTYMRIINKYPTSSQGVDAWYNHLKSFGLDDYMGYDLPSGQKGRIPTSDYYNRQYKGWNWKSTTIVSNAIGQGEVVMTPIQLANVMCAVANEGYYYTPHIIKKIENKQIDKSFIQKKQTTIDRQHFRPVIDGLEEVYLSGTASRLRIPDITICGKTGTVENFATVDGEKVKLQDHSVFLAFAPKENPRIVIAVFIENGGFGATWAGPIASLMIEKYIKNEITRTDLEKRMLEGDLSANYILKDISDKQQEEKERLRRLEKERLLKLKAKQNGKN
- the rodA gene encoding rod shape-determining protein RodA, with amino-acid sequence MVKTKHLANQSVISNVDWLSIFLYAVLVIFGWMNIYSASLPLEPTSVFDFSQIFGKQLLFIGITIPVIIVILSLDAKVYEKYSIIYYFIGILLLMGLFVFGKTIKGQTNWYQFGGISMQPSEFAKIGTALFLSKYISENQTLYETLKEQAIPLGIILLPVAFIMLQPDTGSAMIFAVLFLVLYREGFPAWYLWTGFIAILLFILALTMQPVILIIFILLGCIIHYFYNKSIHRNPIVYVLLAVAMSAFVFSVDYVFENVLESHQKDRINVLLGGDDVNMKKEGYNLNQAMIAIGSGGWIGKGFLEGTQTKGGFVPEQHTDYIFTTVGEEWGFAGSLLVVACFITLILRIVYLSENQKNNFARIYGYCVAAILFMHFFVNVSMLIGIFPTIGVPLPFFSYGGSSLIAFTLLLFIFLKLDANKVNEW